The Pan paniscus chromosome 23, NHGRI_mPanPan1-v2.0_pri, whole genome shotgun sequence genome includes the window GCCCTCGCCAGGGCTTAGCCACCCCAACAGAGATGGGTTTCATGCCCACCAGAGTGCCTGTGCCTTGTGACGAGAATTCACCATGTTTTTGTCTCTGCAGGTAGAGAACAGCATTGACTTCGTCAGCAGGGAGCTGTGTGCGCATTCCATCAGGAAGCTGCAGGCCCATGTCCTGTTGATCAAGTGAGTCTGGACCCATCCCCTTCAGTCACCCCCAAGGAGACATGGGCGCCAGGAATCTCCGGGAGGGGGCCCTGGCATGAGGCTCCAAGTTCTCTGCGTGTCGACCACATCACTGAGGCTCAAGATCTTTTTTGGGAAGCCCCCCTGGCAGCAGGGTCATGGAAGGAGGAAGGTCAGAGGAGGGGAGGGCTCAGGCAGCAGGGGATGGGCCAGGGCTGTCCCATGCCTTTCCACAGGTGTCAGCGGGGGGCATGCCCAGGTAAGGCTCCATAACCAGTGAGcccaatctcactgcaacctctgcctcctggattcaaacgattctcctgcctcagcctcccgagtagctgggactacaggcgccagccaccaggcctggcttatttttgtatttttagtagagacaaggtttcgccatgttggccaggctgctctccatctcctgacctcatgatccgcctgcctcggcctcccagtgttgggattacaggcgtgagccaccgtgcgtggccCACCATAGACGATTtttaagccataaaaagaaacgaaGCACTGACATGGGCTCCagcatggatgagccttgaaaacatggCGCTAAGTGGATGAAGTCAGACACAACCGTCTACGTGTTGTATGGCTGCATTCACGTTCAAGTCCAAATAGGGCACACTGCAGAGACAAAGCCAGGTCATGGTTGCTCAGGACCAGAAGCCTGTTGGGGCCGggggggggtggggtgtgtgtgtgtgtgaaagctCAGAGGTTTGCGATTTCTTTGGGGGTGTTGAAAATGTCCTGTAATTGTGACGATGGTCTCACAACTCAATGTATTAAAAACCACGGgattgtagacttttttttttttttttgagatggagtctggctctgttgcccaggctagagtgtagtggtgcaatctcggctcactgcaaggtctgcctcccgggttcacgccattctcctgcctcagcctcctgagtagctgggactacaggcacccgccaccacgcctggctaatttttgtatttttagtagagacagggtttcaccatgttagccaggatggtctccatgtcctgacatcgtgatccgcctgcctcagcctcccaaagtcctgggattacaggcgtgagccaccactcccggccaggATCGTAGACTTTCAGTGGGAGGATTGTGAAGACGTAAATTCTCTCTCAGAGCAAATGTGAGCTCCAGCACCtgttcagatcccagctctgctgttCAGGGCTGACTGTGGCCAAGTCCTGAACTCCCTGTGCCCCAGCAAGGCTGTGCCTTCAGCACTCGCTTGCGCCTGGCTTGTGCCAGCTGAGCGTGAGCTAAGATTAACTGAGCCTCAAATCCAACCCAGGGTCAAGGGACCCAGCTGTGGGAGTTGGGGTAGCCCAGGCTTTGGTTTCTCCTCAGAGGCCTGAACCCAGGGCAGGATGGGGGCAGTGCTGGGAGGCGGTTGTAAGATGAACCCCAACAACCCCaactcctcactttccagagcAGTCCACGGATATTTTGATTCAAGAGAGAATTACTCTAACAAGGAGTCCCTGTCGTTCATGATAGACACGATGAAATCCACCCTCAAAGAGGTAAGGCGGGGCTGAGGCAGCTGGTGTCCAGCCACTGTCGCCCACTCTGGTCCCACCTCACCCATCTCTTCTCATGCACTGGGAAAGACCCCTGGTCTGCCCCCAGGCCCAACAAGTGAACCACCAGGATCCATCAGGCCTCATGCTCCACTGTGGTCAGTCCCTAGAGGCCTGGGGACACATGTAATCAGAATTAAGGGAACAGAGACCTTTGGTGGGGAACCCCTGCCAGGTTCAAGCTactctagtgcctcagcctcctgagtagctgggattacaggcacctgccaccatgcccagctaatttttatattttatatttttaagagatggggtttcaccatgttggccaggctggtctcaaactcctgacctcaggcgatctgcccaccttggcctcccgaagtgctggtttTGTAGATGGGAGCCACCTAGTCGCACATTTTACAGGCTCCCAAACCACAGCAGAATACCCGACTGCCTCATCCCTCTGCACCCATCATGACAGTGGGCGTGCTGGCTGTAGGCAGAGGTGGCTTTTCCCCCAGGTTCCTGGGAGCACGTGGTGTTTTATGGTCACCTACCCACGAACACCTGACCCTGGGGCCTCTGCAGCTTTCTTGGCATTGTCACAAAGGGAAGAAGCCCACCTGTGGCTGGCCGGCTGCCAGGTCAGAGCCAAGGCAGGCAAGACCTTcctgtctggcttttttttttttttttttttgagatggagtcttgctctgttgcccaggctggagggcagtggcccgatctcggctcactccaagttccatctcccgggttcacgccattctcctgcctcagcctcccgagtaactgggactacaggtgcctgccaccacgccctgctaattttttgcatttttagtagagacagggtttcactgtcttaaccaggatggtcttgatctcctgacctcgtgatctgcccacctcggcctcacgcctgcctcggcctcccaaagtgctgggaatacaggcgtgagccactgctcccggccctcTCTGGCTTCTTGAAGGCAGACACAAGTCTGCAGGCTGCTCATGCCCCCATCTCATTATCTTTTCTCACGGGGACCTCTTCTGATACAATCACAGCAACCCTGGCCTCGGCCCTGCCCTGTCATGCAACTTCACAACTCAGCGGGCCTAGACCCCTGGGAGGCCTCCAAGTCCCTAGGGTTAGACACCTCCTGGGGTGCTATGGACTGTCGGGGCTCCAAGGAGCCGAGTGTGGGGGAAACTCACTGTGGGAGGTGCTTCTGACCTGCAGGGAGCGGGAGGGCCCTGACCCCAGGGCCCATGGAGCTCCCTAGGCTCCTCTGGCCACACCTCAccacccaccccctcccctctccagcgGTTCCAGTTTGTGGAAGTCCCAGGCAATCACTGTGTCCACATGAGCGAACCCCAGCACGTGGCCAGTATCATCAGCTCCTTCTTACAGTGCACACACACGCTCCCAGGCCAGCTGTAGCTCTGGGCCTGGAACTATGAAGACCTAGTGCTCCCAGACTCAACACTGGGACTCTGAGTTCCTGAGCCCCACAACAAGGCCAGGGATGGTGGGGACAGGCCTCACTAGTCTTGAGGCCCAGCCTAGGATGGTAGTCAGGGAAAGGAGTGAGATTCCAACTTCAACATCTGTGACCTCAAGGGGGAGACAGAGTCTGGGTTCCAGGGCTGCTTTCTCCTGGCTAATAATCTCCAGCCAGCTGGAGGAAGGAAGGGCGGGCTGGGCCCACCTAGCCTTTCCCTGCTGCCCAACTGGATGGAAAATAAAAGGTTCTTGTATTCTCACTGCTTTTGAGGCTTTTTCGTTGCCAGCAAGGGCTTTTGCATTGAGGGAAAATGGAGAACAGAACGGATTCATCCAGGGACCTCAAGGGTGTGGAGGCAAGAAGCAGGAAGGACAAGTCCTCCTCTGGGCACGCCTGGGTCCCCAGGACTGCTGAAGCACAAGACCCAAGAGGTGGCCTGGTCCTTCACTCCTGGCCTGTGTGGACTCTGATGGGGCTGTTCGACACGGTGGCCTTCAACCTGGGGCCCATTGGCCAGAGCTCGGCCTCTCAGAGACCGCTGCAGGCCCTGCCTCACCTCATGTTCCTCCTGGCCCTGCACCTCCAGCCATTCCCAGCCATTCACTGCGGCTCTCACGGCTCAGTAGGGTCGGAATTTGCGCTGGGCCCACAGCAGCTCAATCCTCTGCTTGTCCTCCTCGAACTTCTTGCGCAGCTGCGCTAGATCTGGGGGTGAGAGGAGGCGCGGGGCAGGGTCAGACAGCGCGCCCCGGGGAAGCAGGCTTGCTCATGCCCCACCCCTCCTCCCAGTTACTATGGGGGTGGGGCTATGTCTCCCCCACCAGCCCATCCCCCTCCCAGCTCTGCTGTGGGGGCAGGGTCTGGATCTTGTCAGGAAACAGAAACCCAAGGCAGGCCGAGTCCAAGGGCAAGGCCAAAGTGGGAGATGCTGGCACCCCCAGCCTGGAGATGAAGCCCTAGCAACAAAGCAAAGgtacccgcccccacccccacccccatccctgcacaagggggaaggaaggagtctTGACCGCTCGGCCTGGAGAACCCTGAGAATCAGTAAAGGGGCCCCAGCCCTGGTGCTGGTGGATGCAGATGGCAACTCTGGTCACCGGGTGGCCTAGGTCAGTGGGAGGCTGATGGCACTGAGGGGGAAGCTGAGGGTCTAGAGCGAGCACGAGCGGGAGCCAGGAGGGCCAGCCAGGCAGGGAAAGCACCAGTGACTGGGCGGGCGGCTCAGGGCCTACCACGGAGCCCGTCCCTGTGCCCTAGCCAGGGCCAGGAGAACCCTCCCCTGGGCCCACAGGGAAGCTGTTCTGTAGACAGGGACACCAGGCAGTGGGGCAGGAGGCTCAGCCGCAGCACCAGGAGTGGGCCACAGGCGATTGGGCCCACAGGCATGGGAGGGTCCTGTGTGGGGccacctgacacacacacacgcaccaccACCAACCCAACACACATACTCTGCAGCACCTTCTCTGCACCCACAGTGGGTTCAGAAGCCCCCTCTGCACTTGAACTCCTCGTTAGCTGGAGGCTGACGAGCGCCAGCACTAAGTGCACAGGGACCCAGAGGTGGGCACTGATGACCTAGGGTCCCCACCCACTGAGCAAATGCATCTGCCCCTGGGGGGTGATGGGGAACCGCCACACAGGGTGCTGCCAGGCTGGGCCTCTTTCCACAGAGTCTGGTGCGAGCCCTGTGCTGAGGGACGCCCTCCCTCCTCGACCACCAAGTCCAGCGCCCGCCCTCAGGAGCACTGGCCACAGGCCTCATCCATGGCTGGGGCCAAGGCCGAGGGGTCTGAGGATGGACTGGGGGTGGCTTACGCTCCATCTTGCTCTCTTCGATGCTGCCAGGCATATAAGTTGAGCAGCTCTTTTCGGCTGCGCTTCCGTCTCTCCCTCTCCAGCACCCGCAAGCTGGCTGCCTCAGTCCGGGGGAGCACAGGCCGCCGGCCCCGGCGGGTCACCTTCACCCAGCCCTCCTCGTCAGggaccccctcctcctccttggccTTAGCTTCTTCCTACAAGGAAGGTGATCCCATCGTCCACTGGGCGCCTGGGACCTCCTGCAGCCTCCAGCAGCGCGCCCTCCACGCCCTCCTCCCAAAGTCAGAACTGCCCTGAGCCCCCGCAGGGGAGGGCTGCTCCCctcctcccagcacagtgttggGGCTAAGGATGGCGGGGAGGGCACGGACCTGCCGGCGCTGCCTCCTTCTCCACTGTAGACCATGTGGAGACTACATGTGTCACCCAGCCAGGCAGCCCAGGATCCAGCAGGGAAACAGGGAGCCTGGCCTCTACAGAGTGGCCAAGGACAGGCCACCAGCGCCCTCCCTCTGGGGCGCCACCTTCCCACAGCCACACGGGCGATGCGGTGCTCGGCCGACCCCGCGGGGCCTCTACCTCAGCGATCTTCTGGTCATATGCCTCCATGAACGTGTCCACTTCCACCCTCAGGGCCTCAGGGTCGGGCACGGAGTCTGCGTAGTCACTGATCCACTCTGAGGAAAAGGGAGCCAGGGAAACGGGGCTTCCTCAGGCCTGGCATTTGGGCCCCACCCCAGGGCCTGCCAGGCAAATTGGGACCTTTTCCCACAGGGCCCCGGGCACAGGCGCTAAGGAGATCCCAGGGGCTGCAAGCTGGGCCCTCGCTCTGCCTGCCCAGTATGCCTGTGCCACTCTGTGCCAGGGGCTCAGGCTAACGACTCCCTGGGGACCCAGACACAGCCCCATGGTCCTCCTGCCCAGGCCTCCACACGCTGCTCTCAGGGAGCATGGACTTGGCTTGTGACATTCAGACACTGTCCCCATAGAGTGTCCTGCCAACCCGGAGCCCAGAAAGGAGGCGCCAGACCCCTCCCGCAGTACTAACTGTGAATGCCACTCTTCACAGGGTGGCTCTCTGTGGACACCAGCAGGGGGCCCTTCAGGGCCAAGGCCGCTGACACCCCACTTGGCTTCTGGAACACCACGTAGGCTACCTGGAAACCCTGAAGAGAGAGAGATGTCAGAGGTTGGGGGCTCCTTCCCACGTCTGGCACAAGGTCTCCAGGCCTGCCCTCAGCCTAGGTGGTAGCTACACCAGGGGAGACGGTGCTAGGCTATTCCTGAGCCATGAAGAGAACCACAGGCCATTCCATCATCCAGGTCAGAGGCAGCCACACTTCCAGTAATCCTGCTTCTGCGGGAAGTG containing:
- the LOC100985019 gene encoding LOW QUALITY PROTEIN: ribosomal RNA-processing protein 7 homolog A (The sequence of the model RefSeq protein was modified relative to this genomic sequence to represent the inferred CDS: inserted 1 base in 1 codon; deleted 1 base in 1 codon) gives rise to the protein MARRRKLAARDPEDGIPSPPCYAAIPIKFSEKQQASHYLYVRAHGIQQGTKSTWPQKRTLFVLNVPPYCTEESLSRLQSTCGLVQSVELKEKLELAXESRSKFFHPKPVPGFQVAYVVFQKPSGVSAALALKGPLLVSTESHPVKSGIHKWISDYADSVPDPEALRVEVDTFMEAYDQKIAEEEAKAKEEEGVPDEEGWVKVTRRGRRPVLPRTEAASLRVLERERRKRSRKELLNLYAWQHRESKMEHLAQLRKKFEEDKQRIELLWAQRKFRPY